A window of Chrysoperla carnea chromosome 3, inChrCarn1.1, whole genome shotgun sequence genomic DNA:
CTTCACACATGTAGCATGGTTTTTTCAAGGgtatatcaatttgtttctttttagtcgattctcctaattttgttttttcatgccgATTATCATatggtttattttctttcgaacgtttattatattgaCCATCTAGCTTTCGGAgttcattgtataatttttttatagtgttaaTGTCTTCGCGATCTAGCTCATCTTGAACTTGAGATGGTAAACCCATTACAATCAAGTTTATTCTGGAACTCATAGTACTATCACTTTCTActtctaaacataaattttcttttgttaaagcgTAATCGATCAATGAGCCGCCTAAGTATTTATAGGTATATGCTTTTCTGACAGCTGTCCAacctttgtcaataaaaatggaaaaaaatgaatttcgccATTCAGACCAATTAGTTagaccaaattttttcaaatttccttcaTACCAGTGTTTGGCCGATCCAGCGACAAAAAATCGTAAAGCTTCAATCATCTGGgtaccactttttattttatttcggtcacattcactttcaaatttagaaaaccaCTCAGAAGGGTTTTGTGTTTTGTCATATTTATCAAGAACAAActtcttttctatattttgcaattttatctcatctttgtcatttaattttaattctaattccttgattcttttaattaaaaaattttcttcttggaGTTTTTCACTCACATCAAAAAAAACTACAGATTCCTGTAACGGATAGTTTTTGTAGCTAAGGTTTCCatcttcatcaaaatattcttttttcaaatcctcATCTAATTTAATGCCAATTTTTCGGAAACCATTAATCGGTTTAATAGCAGCAATTGCACTTTTAATGGTGGTTTTTGATGATAATACCTtatgttcatataaatttttatgttcatctgGTAAGCTAAACCATAACCGCTTATCTTCGGATAGTCcagctaattcaaaatattcatcgcTTCTTCTTATTAAGTggacaaacaatttttccatcttaaatgattgtaatttaatttgtaagttattaatttattgaataaataacgagattgtatttaatcctgaaaggaatatattgacaaaattatataaaggaattacactaaatttacaaacaaaacatacctgaaaggaataaattaaattacaacgttatttaatagaatgtccactaataaacgtttatgattctaacacaatataaattataaaaatctttagttcaggtatgtcaattgaaacaaaagtaaacaattatatcactatggaagtgataataatttacacacaatattaatattatagaatatttGAGGCTAGTTTTACCTAATGAAttcaaatacagtagaatctcgataactaaaacctcggtaacataaaaacctctgttacttcaaaaaacactatgttcccttcccatcagagcccaaaacctctataacttaaaagacgcaacctctataacttaaataaataatctctgtataggccctcagtaactacatagaaacatgtacatacctctatattaactagcgtacacagaaacatgtacatacctctatattaacctttacctaacatagacacttgataacttaaaacctctataacttaaaatattttgtgtttcccttggactttaacttatcgagattctactgtattatctTTTGTCCTATTATtgaaacttataatttttttaagaaatccttttaaatattcattggtggtaACAAAtctataaagaaaagcggttttctaTCGCTTTTGAAGTTCggatgttataaatattagtatTCTACTTGGCCTGGGtgcatttatttttcgaaaatcctgttaattttcccaattttcatttttcacacccaggggaataagaaaaatttctatggtTCCAGGGCAGGTAAGAGGTGTGACCTATTTGAAGATGAATAGAAAATGGGATAGGATTTGTACTTACTCTGGGactacacaaatttttgttattctattgttctatttcgtatttataataacaCTCGGCTGGAAAGTCGGAATCCGATACAAAGTTCAGAGAAATGTGAGAGGAATATGTCCATCTGTCCGTCCGTtagaacgataactcaaaaaaaaactaGCGTGTTCTAGACTTTGAATAGTCCGtaatttcattacaaaaattaaaattcagtaTACATAGAgtgtttgaataataaataatttctactagttgcgatatatttttaaatacttacattGCGTCTTCATTTTGCcagtattaaaatgttttttttgtcgTGCACGTGAATTTTGAAACCAGACTTGTGTAACTCTTTTACTTAAACCAGTTATTTGAGCAATTCGTTCTAAATCTTGACCATCAGGATTTGAatctaattgaaaatttgcttGTAATACTTGTAGTTGTTCTTCAGTAAATGTAGTACGGACACGTTTCgctttatttttatgatatcctTCAGCATCACAGCCATCTAAAATTTATCTTTagttaattatgaaataaagaTTTTTGAGCGAACTCAATAAACGTTCCtgaatttaagtatttttgattCTATAGAAAttatgtcaaataattattttggtaaatttttgatCTTTTAAGGTTTTTGGATactcaattatttaaaagaaatgattttatagaaacataactaacaaaataagaaatatattttgcagATTTGAAGCACAATCTTACTCTTTGCTAAATCAACCCTTGTGGAAATATTTCAAACCAAAgacttaaaaagttttactaaTTCTGACTTTAATACTAACTCTTTAAGTCTTTTGTCTGAAATATTTCCACAAGAGAAGCTTAATTAGTATATTATGCAATACAAggacagaaagtttgaaattcatttttgaGATTGAGATTCATTGAGCCATGATCAAATCGCTCAGTGTAGGGCTCTCCAATTTTCTGCCCAtgtgatatttactatttttctttattttcggcCGAAAGTATTTGAAAGTATTCTACCGAAATGTCTTCTAAATGTCGGACTTTCTGCTTCCCAACAGAAGCAAGAAGTAGGTATGTACTTTCGGCCgtggaaaaagaaaaaataatttcaatcctagTTGGAACgggaaatttcatttttacagtatttattaaagttttgtcTCAGTTTAAGTGCGTTTTTGAATTCTGAAATAATATTAGTAGACTATAATAGCTGCTTCATCAGCTACCGATAAGTCTGTAAAAAGAATTGACCTCAGTTAAAAGATcgataaaaatatccaaaattattcaaatttatatctaAAGTTCCCAAAATAACTAGTAAAAttttagtgggtttaaaaataaGAACCGTTATTGATTTTCGCTCTTAActtgaatttgtaaataatttgaattgcttagttgaaaagtaaataataaacctAAAAATTACCATCCGATGAGGTGGTTCCTCCATCTAACGTTTCTAAATAATGCGCTTTACATAATACTCGATCCTCGTGTAAGGCAAATTCTTCACCAGTACTTAATTGTCGATGGCATGCAGCACATGCAAAACATGCTAAATGATAAACATGATCACGAGCTTTTCGTACCCAATCACTTGCTGATATACCACGACAACATACAGAACATTTGGCGCCAAAACTTCTGGAACAAATGTACACATTGCGTTAAATTTCTGACGTAGATactaaaataaactttacactgttaaaaaaaagtactaatTACAAGAAAGTGTGTTCTTAATTAATATGGTAAACAGtatttttaagttgtaaaatatttattttcttgtattaaGTGTTTAAGAAGAAGTTTGAGaacaaatatttacttgttataagaacatcaaaAGGTAGGTAAAACTACTTCAATCTTAATATTTACTCCAATCTTAATATTTACTCCAATCCAGTAAATTTTTACTgtgtataattaaatatgtcttgaattttcaataatttttactaaatacaTGGTAATAAATGCTTGGCGTTTATtataatgctggtatggtatagggaTAGATACTTAAAAAGTATCTGATACTATATTATATTGCCGTAAGATTCATAACTATAGCGTTATTTATAATACCGTATGTCTTATGGTACAAAAACTTTGGGACCACTTACATTAGTACattagtaaatattaatttcaactcGAAAGTCTTGAGTCACATACAACATTGTAGATGTTGCAATGCTCCTTCCTTTTCCGCTATGATTTTTCAGTATAGGTGTAAAAGCATCAGTAGCTTTACAGTGTTAAATAGTACTATTTAAGAAGTATTGAGGATATCGCCAGTCCTTATGGATATGACACCCATACTGACATCGGCTCATGTGCCATAACTTACTATTGCTCATGTTCAAATGGAAGACACTAGAATTAAGACACATCGTGAAAATAATGAGTATTTGAACCTCGAATTTGTGACAAAAGAGATTGCAGTGGTCGGAATATGTCTAGAGAATAAAGCTAGGTAAAATGGCAAAAAGGGCAGTAATTGTTGAGAGCGAAGATTGTGAGACTTATAAAGtagaaaaactaaatatattattaattggaAAGGAAAGCCAGCAGGAAATAGGTCtcttaattgatttttgaattgaaaactcAAAGTAAATTCTCCCGTGATTTTATGTACCTACATGGAGAAACTAAGAAATCTCTCGGGCTTAATATATCCTCAATTTGAATTAGGTATACTTGGTATTTGATAATAGGTTGCATTATACGTTGTTATAGaccataatttatataaatagcaCAATGAAAGCCGATATCAAACAAAACCTACATAGATACAAAGATATTCATCACATCAATAATGATGAAGATACTTCTCCTAATTCAGTACTTCAGTCTATAATACAAACagtttagaaaatattgaaggtatccttaaattttttaactacataTCGAACATTATTTGCGATTATATTCGTAGATCATATTTAGCTCCAATTTCACATTGCAATTAAGTTTATTGGTTTTATCGGCGCTCCCACCATTTTATCACCATACAATTTcatggtttaaaataaatagttctaAACCAGAGTAGGTATATGTAATTACCAGAACCATTcctaatttttaagttatgtaGATTTTTAAATATCGGACA
This region includes:
- the LOC123296210 gene encoding LIM/homeobox protein Awh; translation: MVVAFIVPSSNSNNTMRTTENRICSACSEPIGDKFLLEVSGRSWHVHCLRCSICQLQLDRQPSCFIKDHQVYCKQDYAKSFGAKCSVCCRGISASDWVRKARDHVYHLACFACAACHRQLSTGEEFALHEDRVLCKAHYLETLDGGTTSSDDGCDAEGYHKNKAKRVRTTFTEEQLQVLQANFQLDSNPDGQDLERIAQITGLSKRVTQVWFQNSRARQKKHFNTGKMKTQLNNVREIESCSFGRHINLQLTYSFQSHQECSKTPSLVSQHDSSIDELSQDSTLHCMQGEI